One Dictyoglomus turgidum DSM 6724 DNA window includes the following coding sequences:
- a CDS encoding LacI family DNA-binding transcriptional regulator, which produces MTKKKKAPTSWDVARLAGVSRSTVSFVLNNTPGIKISEETRRRVLEAVKALDYKPNAIARSLAKQKTEAIAFFVLDIANPVFPNMARGIEDVARQNGYTLFLCNTDGKTLREVRYMNIMLERRVDGIIAGALSNEEVSKIAQKKNIPLVILEHPRLPEHDVVYADNVKGSYEAVMHFVELGHKRIAHITINPESIIVQERIEGYKKALEDAGIPFDDNLLKIFYDKVDEEKAINELFSLPDPPTAIFTFSDFMAIQVMKILIRRGYRIPEDVSVIGFDDTLANLTIPALTTVSQPFYEMGAKAAEILIERLKNPNMPIQHIKLPTKLVIRESTAKRR; this is translated from the coding sequence ATGACAAAGAAGAAAAAAGCACCCACCAGTTGGGATGTGGCAAGGCTTGCAGGAGTTTCAAGATCTACAGTCTCTTTTGTGCTTAATAATACTCCCGGAATAAAGATAAGTGAAGAGACAAGAAGGAGAGTTCTTGAGGCAGTAAAGGCTCTTGATTATAAGCCCAATGCTATAGCTCGAAGTCTTGCAAAACAAAAGACGGAGGCTATTGCATTTTTTGTTTTAGATATTGCAAACCCTGTTTTTCCTAATATGGCAAGAGGTATAGAAGATGTGGCAAGACAAAATGGCTACACTTTGTTTCTATGTAACACCGATGGGAAAACTTTAAGAGAAGTAAGATATATGAATATAATGCTGGAAAGAAGGGTGGATGGCATAATTGCTGGAGCTCTTTCTAACGAGGAAGTGAGTAAGATAGCTCAGAAGAAAAATATACCTCTTGTTATTCTTGAACATCCAAGACTTCCAGAGCATGATGTGGTTTATGCGGACAATGTTAAAGGAAGCTATGAGGCAGTGATGCATTTTGTAGAGTTGGGACATAAGCGGATTGCTCACATAACTATAAACCCTGAAAGTATAATTGTTCAAGAAAGAATTGAAGGGTATAAAAAGGCTCTTGAAGATGCTGGAATTCCCTTTGATGATAATCTTTTAAAAATATTTTACGACAAAGTTGACGAAGAGAAAGCAATAAATGAACTTTTTTCATTACCTGATCCCCCAACTGCAATCTTTACCTTTAGTGATTTTATGGCAATCCAGGTTATGAAGATATTGATAAGAAGGGGCTATAGGATCCCGGAGGATGTTTCCGTAATAGGCTTTGATGATACCCTGGCAAATTTGACGATACCTGCTTTAACTACGGTTTCTCAACCTTTTTATGAGATGGGGGCAAAAGCTGCTGAAATTTTAATTGAAAGATTGAAAAATCCTAATATGCCAATAC